In the Moraxella osloensis genome, one interval contains:
- a CDS encoding FAD-binding oxidoreductase has protein sequence MTANQTAINTLIEQLHQQGFDEQQIKTDADSLGYWGKDWTKHFEPNASAIVFPKSTQQVQAIVKLCNALNIVITPSGGRTGLSAGAVAANGEVVISLDKMHQILGFYPADRMVEVEAGIVTKALQDFAEQQGLYYPVDFASAGSSQLGGNIGTNAGGIKVIKYGMTRNWILGLTVVTGKGDILHLNKGMIKNATGYDLRHLFIGAEGTLGIVTEVQVKLERQPKNLTVMVLGVPEFTNIMQILSAFQSKMDLTAFEFFDDVAVDKLLATGHVQKPFETDAPFYALLEFEAPYEPIMDMAMQIFEDCMSEGWVLDGVMSQSIHQAQELWKLREYISETISVFTPYKNDISVLISRVPEFIADIDAIVSQNYPDFQVCWFGHIGDGNLHLNILKPENLSKDEFFEKCQVVNKYVFETVQKYNGSISAEHGVGMTKKPYLNYTRPDEEIDYLRAIKQVFDPNGIMNRGKIFD, from the coding sequence ATGACTGCTAATCAGACCGCTATCAATACGCTTATTGAACAACTACATCAGCAAGGATTTGACGAACAGCAAATCAAAACCGATGCGGACAGTTTGGGCTATTGGGGCAAAGATTGGACCAAGCATTTCGAGCCCAATGCCAGCGCCATTGTCTTCCCAAAATCCACCCAGCAAGTGCAAGCCATCGTCAAGCTATGTAATGCGCTAAACATCGTCATTACCCCAAGCGGTGGACGGACAGGTCTATCCGCAGGGGCGGTTGCTGCCAATGGCGAGGTGGTTATTAGCCTTGATAAAATGCACCAAATATTGGGCTTCTACCCTGCTGACCGTATGGTGGAAGTGGAGGCGGGTATCGTCACCAAAGCGCTGCAAGACTTTGCCGAACAGCAAGGGTTATACTATCCGGTGGACTTTGCGTCAGCCGGTTCAAGCCAGCTTGGCGGCAATATTGGCACCAATGCCGGCGGTATCAAAGTCATCAAATACGGCATGACCCGCAACTGGATATTAGGTCTTACGGTGGTGACAGGTAAAGGCGATATTTTGCACCTCAATAAAGGCATGATAAAAAATGCCACCGGTTATGACTTGCGTCATTTGTTTATCGGGGCAGAAGGCACCTTAGGCATTGTCACTGAAGTGCAAGTCAAGCTAGAGCGTCAGCCCAAGAACCTAACCGTCATGGTGCTTGGCGTACCAGAGTTTACCAATATCATGCAAATCTTGTCAGCCTTTCAAAGCAAAATGGATTTGACCGCGTTTGAATTTTTTGATGATGTCGCCGTTGATAAATTACTTGCCACAGGGCATGTGCAAAAACCGTTTGAAACCGATGCGCCGTTTTATGCACTACTCGAATTTGAAGCGCCCTATGAGCCGATTATGGACATGGCGATGCAGATTTTTGAAGACTGTATGAGCGAAGGCTGGGTGCTTGATGGGGTGATGAGCCAATCGATTCACCAAGCCCAAGAGCTATGGAAACTGCGCGAGTATATCTCTGAAACCATCTCGGTATTTACCCCGTACAAAAATGACATCTCCGTGCTCATCAGCCGCGTGCCAGAGTTTATCGCGGATATCGATGCCATTGTTAGCCAAAACTATCCGGATTTTCAAGTGTGCTGGTTTGGGCATATCGGTGATGGTAATTTACACTTAAATATTTTAAAACCAGAAAACCTTAGCAAAGATGAATTTTTTGAAAAATGCCAAGTGGTCAACAAGTACGTGTTTGAAACGGTGCAAAAATACAACGGCTCTATCTCAGCCGAGCATGGCGTGGGTATGACCAAAAAGCCGTATCTTAATTACACCCGTCCTGATGAGGAAATTGATTATTTACGCGCCATCAAGCAAGTGTTTGACCCCAATGGGATTATGAATCGTGGTAAGATTTTCGACTAG
- a CDS encoding IS630 transposase-related protein, translated as MPNLYDQDLRKRTIAYWQETNNKSKTARIFGICRNTLNSWIALYHDQGNTEPKKAQPTGVKHIITDLDSFERYVKAKQFDTAKQLREQYLKDHPDVSISYNAFVDTLHRINWTFKKRPSPTKNQTP; from the coding sequence ATGCCAAACCTATACGACCAAGACTTACGCAAACGCACCATAGCCTACTGGCAAGAAACAAATAACAAAAGCAAAACAGCGAGAATATTCGGCATCTGTCGCAACACGCTTAACAGTTGGATAGCCTTGTACCACGACCAAGGCAATACCGAACCTAAGAAAGCACAACCAACGGGTGTAAAACACATCATAACTGACCTTGATAGTTTTGAACGATATGTCAAAGCTAAACAATTTGACACCGCTAAACAGCTACGGGAACAATATTTAAAAGACCATCCCGATGTCAGTATATCCTACAATGCGTTTGTCGATACCCTACATCGTATCAACTGGACATTTAAAAAAAGACCTTCACCTACAAAGAATCAGACCCCGTAA
- the serA gene encoding phosphoglycerate dehydrogenase, translating to MAQNLSLEKDKIRFLMLEGLHDNAFKVLSEAGYHNVENIKTALDPEELIEKIKDAHFVGIRSRTHLTRDILEKAEKLIAIGCFCIGTNQVDLEAARELGIPVFNAPYSNTRSVAELVLAEIIMLMRGIPEKNAVVHRGGWNKSAKDSYEVRGKTLGIVGYGSIGTQLSVLAESLGMKVIYHDVVTKLPLGNATQVGSLEELLGKADVVTLHVPDLPSTRNMITATELAAMKPGAHLINAARGKCVDIDALAAALQSGHILGAAIDVFPKEPKSADDEFESPLRAFDNVILTPHIGGSTQEAQANIGLEVAEKFVRYSDMGDTATSVNFPNVSMPQKEGTHRLLHIHKNVPGVLSQINKSFADANINIFAQSLMTEEDVGYLVMDVGSGDSAQAVEALKNIPETIRVRVLF from the coding sequence ATGGCACAAAATCTATCACTTGAGAAAGACAAAATCCGCTTTTTGATGCTTGAAGGCTTGCATGACAATGCTTTTAAAGTGCTGTCAGAGGCGGGCTATCACAATGTTGAGAATATCAAAACCGCCTTAGACCCCGAAGAGCTTATCGAAAAAATCAAAGACGCCCATTTTGTCGGTATTCGGTCTCGCACCCATTTGACCCGCGATATTTTAGAAAAAGCCGAAAAGCTCATCGCCATTGGCTGTTTTTGTATTGGTACCAACCAAGTGGACTTAGAAGCTGCCCGTGAGCTGGGTATCCCTGTCTTTAACGCCCCTTATTCTAACACCCGCTCTGTGGCGGAATTGGTACTTGCCGAAATCATCATGCTGATGCGCGGTATTCCTGAAAAAAACGCAGTGGTACATCGTGGCGGCTGGAACAAATCTGCCAAAGACAGCTATGAAGTGCGCGGCAAAACTTTGGGTATCGTGGGTTATGGCTCTATTGGTACTCAGTTATCAGTACTTGCTGAAAGCCTTGGGATGAAAGTCATCTATCATGATGTGGTCACCAAATTGCCATTGGGCAACGCCACCCAAGTGGGAAGTCTAGAAGAACTGCTTGGTAAAGCCGATGTGGTCACCTTGCATGTACCAGATTTGCCAAGCACGCGTAATATGATTACCGCCACAGAATTGGCTGCCATGAAGCCAGGCGCGCATCTTATTAATGCGGCGCGTGGCAAATGTGTGGATATTGATGCGCTAGCAGCAGCCTTACAAAGCGGTCATATCTTGGGCGCGGCGATTGACGTATTCCCCAAAGAGCCAAAATCAGCGGATGACGAATTTGAATCACCGCTGCGCGCTTTTGATAATGTGATTTTGACACCGCATATCGGTGGCTCAACCCAAGAAGCCCAAGCCAATATCGGTCTTGAAGTGGCAGAAAAATTCGTGCGTTACTCTGATATGGGTGATACTGCAACGTCTGTGAACTTCCCAAATGTTAGTATGCCGCAAAAAGAAGGCACGCATCGTTTGCTACATATCCACAAAAACGTGCCTGGCGTGTTGTCACAAATTAACAAATCCTTTGCCGATGCCAATATCAATATCTTTGCGCAAAGTCTGATGACCGAAGAAGATGTGGGCTATTTGGTGATGGATGTGGGTAGCGGCGATTCTGCGCAAGCGGTTGAAGCACTCAAAAATATCCCAGAAACCATTCGCGTGCGGGTGTTGTTTTAA
- a CDS encoding TPM domain-containing protein: protein MSLNIVKTQPNLHRSHKQPQKLSSRFLAKRLVVSTFTALTMGIGLAMPMAAVAETATATANSATVTAKPTLQDHSVEDMVAIAKTAQTNEALNDAVLNNDAIKETLGNDALPIPGINSQATGNQTNNNQATATANTQTTKTPKQSTQASVAADKLILNNPVIDEAKILSASDKQAIETKLRSLNDRGLAQAAVVIVPTTNGEDIFDYSMKVADRWKLGKKDTDQGLLMVVAVNDRKMYILTGYGLEGTIPDAVAKRIISDDITPRFKQGDYAGGITAGINRIEERLTTDPAILKQADANRVNTNANSNAQSNQEGGIPLIFLGFFGFVAGMILTSILGRFFGSIATAGGIVTLGTIFGAGLLGSMFVAFIVFLFLLFRGGGGGRGGRGGGGVVFLPGGGFGGGGFGGGGFGGGGFSGGGGGFGGGGAGGDW from the coding sequence GTGTCATTGAATATTGTAAAGACACAGCCCAATTTACATCGCTCGCATAAACAGCCGCAAAAATTGTCATCACGTTTTTTAGCCAAGCGGTTAGTAGTGAGTACGTTTACTGCACTGACGATGGGCATTGGGCTTGCGATGCCTATGGCTGCCGTTGCAGAAACTGCCACAGCGACAGCCAATTCCGCAACCGTTACCGCTAAGCCCACATTACAAGATCATAGTGTTGAGGACATGGTTGCGATTGCAAAAACCGCACAAACCAATGAAGCGCTTAATGATGCTGTACTCAATAATGATGCAATTAAAGAGACGTTAGGCAATGATGCACTACCGATACCAGGGATCAATAGTCAAGCAACTGGCAATCAGACCAATAATAATCAGGCAACAGCTACCGCCAATACCCAGACTACTAAGACGCCTAAACAGTCAACCCAAGCCTCTGTTGCCGCTGATAAACTAATCCTAAATAACCCTGTCATTGATGAAGCAAAAATTCTATCTGCCAGTGATAAACAAGCGATTGAAACTAAACTGCGTAGTCTTAATGACCGCGGTTTGGCGCAAGCAGCTGTAGTCATTGTGCCAACCACCAATGGCGAGGATATTTTTGACTATTCAATGAAGGTTGCTGACCGCTGGAAACTGGGCAAAAAAGACACCGATCAAGGGCTGTTGATGGTTGTTGCTGTCAATGACCGTAAAATGTACATTTTAACGGGCTATGGTCTTGAAGGTACCATTCCTGATGCCGTCGCCAAACGCATTATTAGCGATGATATAACCCCAAGATTTAAACAAGGTGATTATGCCGGGGGCATCACAGCGGGGATTAATCGCATTGAAGAACGCTTGACGACCGACCCTGCTATTTTAAAGCAAGCAGATGCCAATCGAGTCAATACCAATGCCAATAGCAATGCTCAGTCAAATCAAGAGGGCGGAATACCGCTTATCTTCCTAGGCTTTTTTGGCTTTGTCGCTGGTATGATTTTGACCAGTATATTAGGGCGCTTTTTTGGTTCGATTGCTACGGCAGGTGGCATTGTAACGCTTGGTACAATCTTTGGTGCAGGCTTATTGGGCAGTATGTTTGTCGCATTTATTGTCTTTTTATTTTTGCTATTTCGAGGTGGCGGTGGTGGTCGCGGTGGCAGAGGCGGCGGTGGGGTTGTCTTCCTACCGGGTGGCGGCTTTGGCGGCGGTGGATTTGGTGGCGGCGGCTTTGGCGGTGGTGGATTTAGTGGCGGCGGTGGCGGCTTTGGCGGCGGCGGCGCTGGTGGTGACTGGTAG
- a CDS encoding YceI family protein, with protein sequence MNSKLLATAAITALLATQFANAELVISQNGETQKVGEAAAQPAAVTKAPKTAKVEKVKPSNSTSYKLDPNHANVRFAIDHFGTTTNQGGFYGVTGDLNYNPAKNTGSINVDIPVNSLDTGNEHFTNHLKSAEFFNAEKYPTANFKSTKFHFKNGKVTKVDGNLTLLGKTNPVSLKATKFNCYNSPMLKNAQVCGGDFETTIDRTKWGMDTYVKMGFAKDVKLNIQVEAVQQ encoded by the coding sequence ATGAATAGCAAACTTTTAGCCACTGCCGCTATCACAGCGTTGTTAGCCACACAATTTGCCAATGCAGAATTAGTCATTTCGCAAAACGGTGAAACGCAAAAAGTTGGTGAAGCCGCAGCTCAACCTGCAGCGGTCACAAAAGCGCCTAAAACCGCCAAAGTAGAAAAAGTTAAGCCAAGCAATAGCACCAGCTACAAACTAGACCCAAACCACGCCAATGTACGTTTTGCGATTGATCACTTCGGTACAACGACTAACCAAGGTGGTTTTTACGGTGTAACGGGTGACTTGAACTACAACCCAGCCAAAAATACAGGCAGCATCAATGTTGATATTCCTGTCAATAGTCTTGACACCGGTAACGAACATTTTACCAACCATTTAAAATCAGCTGAATTCTTCAACGCTGAAAAATACCCAACGGCTAATTTTAAATCAACCAAATTCCATTTCAAAAATGGCAAAGTAACGAAAGTTGACGGTAACTTGACGCTATTGGGCAAAACCAACCCAGTCAGCCTAAAAGCCACTAAATTTAATTGCTACAACAGCCCAATGCTGAAAAATGCGCAAGTATGTGGTGGTGATTTTGAGACTACCATTGACCGCACCAAATGGGGCATGGATACCTATGTTAAAATGGGTTTTGCTAAAGATGTCAAACTCAATATCCAAGTTGAAGCTGTACAACAATAA
- a CDS encoding IS630 family transposase — translation MAFWFGLTNILFMDETGFYQRQSYHRSWSPVGTPCYAKMDANKGKRLNLIGAMSMAEFKLIAPVTFEGGCKRDTVENWLHTLGQSLPKDELDSYPQRFLIMDNARFHRGGDLKQIAEKYNLTLLYLPPYSPELNPVEHKWAVVKQKVKLSINDFDSLHDCVKYCSV, via the coding sequence ATGGCTTTTTGGTTTGGTCTGACCAACATCCTATTTATGGATGAAACAGGCTTTTACCAAAGACAAAGCTATCATCGTAGCTGGTCACCGGTTGGCACACCTTGCTATGCTAAAATGGATGCCAATAAAGGCAAACGCTTAAATCTTATTGGTGCAATGAGTATGGCTGAATTTAAACTGATTGCACCTGTGACCTTTGAAGGTGGGTGTAAGCGTGATACGGTAGAAAATTGGCTTCACACGCTTGGTCAATCTTTGCCTAAAGATGAACTCGACAGCTACCCACAGCGTTTTTTAATCATGGATAATGCGCGCTTTCATCGGGGTGGTGATTTAAAACAGATTGCCGAAAAATACAACTTAACGTTACTGTACTTACCACCTTATTCTCCTGAGTTAAATCCTGTGGAGCATAAGTGGGCAGTGGTTAAGCAAAAGGTAAAACTCTCGATTAATGACTTCGATTCGCTTCATGATTGTGTTAAATACTGTTCAGTTTAA
- a CDS encoding SWIM zinc finger family protein: MKLSQFESYFSPTILQRGKNYFDNHYVGKFIQENDHSWSVNVKGSYQSHYKVKLSINVTLNSDIDIQSMRCNCDYDDDCKHMVAALYQLRTLSPDKFNLKTITIHDTSEPLVQQLQQFNAEQLREFILTLVNQQPEIAQDWIFWVSQLSNQPNTFFCSAENSPDSNDSVISDQEILKTIYQRIDSILDLDDFDEDSYYEYYYEYDWNEKTQPFTQLLEKFVYAPKFQLEACIYWVNQIIDSVGEVVDESDIAELLYPALQLFGKLLFNHNDYGYMGLEQHFTHYQLPEHHQITAHTFTNLETFFEDWAQHATDNFLMLQRLWFDFLIVQHKYDTALTWLEKGINRQTKRNGAEYSVPRLVALKLGLLKYLNKKQEYYYTLNNFKGFKDIRLLFVKECLEHGQVTQAITLINEGIALAKQQNYPGIIYYWEEQLLAIAQQYPTDIDTTAIYRKHHFESAFRYGNFDKHSFLAWKATFSLDEWELAKKQAQAKLIRDLPATDDLWRRGDARITQLAAFYAIENEQTALIALTKKYPIDKLLFDYHDILMDADKDWLIKTFIGQLKNRIEKVASRSEYAELARYIQTIIALLPDDKMPFKQLVEAWQLRFSSKPKKPALLDELSKINW; encoded by the coding sequence ATGAAACTATCCCAATTTGAATCCTACTTTTCACCAACCATTTTACAGCGTGGGAAAAATTATTTTGATAACCATTATGTGGGTAAGTTTATTCAAGAAAACGATCATAGTTGGTCAGTTAACGTCAAAGGTTCTTACCAGTCGCATTATAAGGTCAAGCTATCTATTAATGTGACCCTTAATAGCGACATCGATATCCAGTCTATGCGCTGTAATTGCGACTATGATGATGATTGTAAGCATATGGTTGCCGCGCTATACCAACTTCGCACTTTATCTCCCGATAAATTTAACCTAAAAACTATCACCATTCACGATACCTCTGAACCGCTGGTTCAACAATTACAACAATTTAATGCCGAACAGTTGCGTGAATTTATTCTCACGCTCGTCAATCAACAGCCAGAAATAGCGCAAGATTGGATTTTTTGGGTGAGTCAATTGTCTAATCAACCTAACACCTTCTTTTGCAGCGCAGAAAATTCACCAGATAGCAATGACAGCGTTATCAGTGACCAAGAAATCTTAAAAACCATTTATCAGCGTATTGATAGTATTTTAGATTTAGATGACTTTGATGAAGACAGTTATTACGAATACTATTATGAATATGATTGGAATGAAAAGACCCAACCTTTTACTCAATTACTAGAAAAATTTGTTTATGCGCCAAAATTTCAACTTGAGGCTTGTATTTACTGGGTGAATCAAATTATTGATAGTGTGGGTGAAGTTGTCGATGAGTCAGATATTGCTGAGTTATTATATCCAGCTTTACAACTATTTGGTAAACTTTTGTTTAACCATAATGATTATGGTTATATGGGCTTAGAACAGCATTTTACGCACTATCAATTGCCTGAACACCACCAGATAACGGCTCATACCTTTACCAATCTAGAAACTTTTTTTGAAGATTGGGCTCAACATGCCACAGACAATTTTCTAATGTTACAGCGCTTGTGGTTCGACTTTTTGATTGTTCAACACAAGTATGATACGGCCTTGACATGGCTAGAAAAAGGAATTAATCGCCAAACCAAACGCAATGGTGCCGAATATAGCGTACCAAGACTGGTGGCGTTAAAGCTTGGATTATTAAAGTATTTAAATAAAAAACAAGAATATTACTATACCCTAAATAATTTTAAAGGGTTTAAAGATATTCGCCTGTTATTTGTTAAAGAGTGTTTAGAGCATGGCCAAGTAACACAAGCCATTACGTTAATCAATGAAGGGATTGCACTGGCTAAACAGCAAAACTATCCAGGCATTATCTATTATTGGGAGGAACAACTACTAGCAATTGCGCAACAATACCCTACCGATATCGATACAACGGCCATTTATCGCAAGCACCATTTTGAAAGTGCCTTTAGATATGGTAACTTTGATAAACATAGCTTTTTGGCATGGAAAGCCACATTTAGCCTAGATGAGTGGGAGTTGGCAAAAAAACAAGCGCAAGCAAAACTAATTCGTGACTTACCAGCAACAGATGACTTATGGCGTCGTGGTGATGCTAGAATTACTCAACTAGCAGCTTTTTACGCCATAGAAAATGAACAAACCGCTTTAATTGCGCTTACTAAAAAATATCCCATTGATAAATTATTGTTTGATTACCATGATATATTGATGGATGCAGATAAAGACTGGTTGATTAAAACTTTCATTGGTCAATTAAAAAACCGCATTGAAAAAGTCGCCAGTCGCTCAGAGTATGCCGAGCTTGCGCGCTATATCCAAACCATTATTGCTTTACTGCCAGACGATAAGATGCCATTTAAACAATTGGTAGAAGCCTGGCAACTGCGTTTTAGCAGTAAACCTAAGAAACCTGCTTTACTTGATGAGCTTAGTAAAATCAACTGGTAA
- a CDS encoding LemA family protein, translated as MKSFNTTAKNTLLAAALVVGSANLTGCGYNAMQAQDEQINASWSEVVNQYQRRADLIPNLVKVVERYAQHEQATLTQVTQARSQATTINVSADVLNDPAAFQRYQQAQDQLGGALSRLMAVSERYPDLKADKQFQELQAQLEGTENRITVARGRYIQDVQTYNTTVRQFPTNITAKVFGMHTRPNFTVANEAQISTAPTVDFGNNNTNTTNTANAGGQPVQNNGNTANAGGQPVNNSATATAKP; from the coding sequence ATGAAATCATTCAATACCACAGCAAAAAACACTCTATTAGCCGCAGCGTTGGTGGTGGGTTCTGCCAATTTAACAGGGTGTGGTTATAACGCTATGCAGGCGCAAGATGAGCAAATCAACGCGTCATGGTCAGAAGTAGTCAACCAATACCAGCGCCGTGCTGACTTGATTCCAAACTTGGTCAAAGTCGTTGAGCGTTATGCCCAGCACGAACAGGCGACCTTAACCCAAGTCACACAAGCGCGTTCACAAGCGACGACTATCAATGTGAGCGCCGATGTACTCAATGACCCAGCGGCTTTCCAACGTTATCAACAAGCGCAAGATCAATTGGGCGGTGCGTTATCGCGCCTAATGGCGGTGTCAGAGCGCTATCCCGACCTAAAAGCGGATAAACAATTCCAAGAATTGCAAGCACAGCTTGAAGGTACCGAAAACCGCATTACCGTGGCACGTGGTCGTTATATCCAAGACGTTCAAACTTATAACACTACCGTACGTCAATTCCCAACCAATATTACCGCAAAAGTGTTTGGTATGCATACCCGCCCAAACTTTACCGTGGCCAATGAGGCGCAAATCTCCACCGCACCAACCGTTGATTTTGGGAATAACAATACCAACACCACCAACACCGCAAATGCGGGCGGTCAGCCAGTGCAAAACAATGGTAACACTGCCAATGCCGGTGGTCAGCCTGTAAATAATTCGGCTACCGCGACAGCGAAACCCTAA
- a CDS encoding tetratricopeptide repeat protein → MYESLSCVHYNTGFTIYLTGKGLAQDSKKAILLFIQAAEQGEAVAQYNLGIAYERGLGGLKHNDDLAHFWYQQAAYQNHPQAMARLAADKFAQKPTPNTTPTSTMPTSTMPENYRVGDNLAHQAASDTTPDFTIDDVFTPQSQPINFDDDDVPVHPDSDTIFARGVAIIQADLKRAFNFFEQAALLGHAKAEYNMGLAFLYGLGGNHVCTETALEWLEKSANQSFRPAYLALGWLYQGGNPYLNDSSDDIGETIIVDCDNAISQYEMASELGHAQAQYFLANIYASGNGVAADADKASAWLKQSGKHGYAAALTELRPSVPETAHAHNAYHQT, encoded by the coding sequence ATCTATGAAAGTTTAAGTTGTGTTCATTATAATACAGGATTTACTATATATTTGACAGGCAAAGGCTTAGCGCAGGATAGCAAAAAGGCGATTTTACTGTTTATCCAAGCGGCAGAACAGGGCGAAGCGGTTGCCCAATACAATTTGGGTATCGCTTATGAGAGAGGACTGGGCGGGCTCAAGCACAATGATGATTTGGCACACTTTTGGTACCAGCAAGCGGCTTATCAAAACCATCCACAAGCAATGGCACGCTTAGCGGCAGATAAATTTGCCCAAAAGCCGACACCTAATACCACGCCAACTAGCACAATGCCAACTAGCACGATGCCAGAGAATTACAGGGTAGGCGATAATTTAGCACATCAAGCGGCATCAGATACGACGCCTGATTTTACTATTGATGATGTATTCACTCCCCAAAGTCAGCCCATCAATTTTGATGACGATGATGTGCCCGTCCATCCTGATAGTGACACGATTTTTGCGCGAGGTGTTGCGATTATTCAGGCGGACTTAAAACGCGCCTTTAACTTTTTTGAGCAAGCAGCATTACTTGGTCATGCCAAAGCCGAATACAATATGGGATTGGCTTTTTTATATGGACTCGGTGGCAATCATGTTTGTACTGAAACGGCACTGGAATGGCTAGAAAAATCCGCCAATCAAAGTTTTCGCCCTGCCTATCTTGCGTTAGGCTGGCTGTACCAAGGTGGCAATCCGTATCTCAATGACAGTAGTGATGACATTGGTGAAACTATCATTGTCGATTGTGACAATGCCATCAGCCAATACGAAATGGCGAGCGAGCTTGGACACGCGCAAGCCCAATATTTTCTTGCCAACATCTATGCCAGTGGCAATGGCGTCGCTGCCGATGCTGACAAAGCAAGCGCTTGGCTAAAGCAATCTGGCAAACATGGTTATGCTGCAGCGCTCACTGAGTTACGCCCATCTGTGCCAGAGACTGCTCATGCCCACAATGCCTATCATCAGACTTAG
- a CDS encoding TPM domain-containing protein: MSTNDPITATNGANEETIAYTSPMATVTSTVPSWARWWRQVAFIPSLHNRWLTPTAQQQLNQAITEAEQGHRGEVVLVIENHLPISSARLQNSRDRAIEVFGDYRVWDTQDNTGVLVYLNICERRLEIVADRGINSHVMPTMWQAMCDKAIEGIKANRHIDSLVALLGDVGQLLRQYYQLDNDPSGNEIADKMIFIK; the protein is encoded by the coding sequence ATGAGCACAAATGACCCAATAACAGCAACGAATGGTGCCAACGAAGAAACCATTGCTTACACCTCGCCGATGGCGACAGTGACTTCCACTGTGCCAAGTTGGGCTAGATGGTGGCGTCAAGTTGCGTTTATACCTAGCCTGCACAATCGGTGGTTAACACCTACTGCCCAACAACAGCTAAATCAAGCAATTACCGAAGCTGAGCAAGGGCATCGCGGCGAAGTGGTGTTAGTGATTGAGAATCATTTGCCCATTTCGTCCGCACGGCTACAAAACAGCCGAGACAGAGCGATCGAAGTTTTTGGGGATTATCGCGTCTGGGATACGCAGGATAATACTGGGGTATTGGTGTATCTTAATATCTGTGAGCGGCGTCTGGAGATTGTCGCCGATAGAGGCATCAATAGCCATGTGATGCCAACCATGTGGCAAGCGATGTGCGACAAGGCTATCGAAGGTATTAAAGCCAATCGACACATTGATAGCTTGGTTGCGCTATTGGGCGATGTGGGGCAATTGCTTCGTCAATATTACCAATTAGACAATGACCCAAGCGGCAACGAAATCGCTGACAAGATGATTTTTATAAAGTAG
- a CDS encoding TIGR00730 family Rossman fold protein yields MSDIAQIVKLHDIDVPLVAVYCGSRKGNDPVYVQSAHELGRALVEAGLGLVYGGAVIGCMGAVADGVIEKNGIAVGVIPEFMMDREVVHGGLTRLHLTDTMHTRKAIMAEYASAFITLPGGLGTLEEIMEIATWRQLYQHEKPMIILNINGFYDKLVEHLRFTAEQGFMKLEDLQRLIVCNTVAEAIELLKPIVKMPDTLNVNKI; encoded by the coding sequence ATGAGCGATATTGCACAAATTGTCAAACTTCATGATATTGATGTCCCCTTAGTCGCTGTGTATTGCGGCTCTCGCAAAGGCAATGACCCTGTCTATGTCCAATCGGCGCATGAACTGGGCAGGGCATTGGTTGAAGCAGGATTAGGTCTGGTGTATGGCGGTGCGGTGATTGGCTGTATGGGCGCGGTTGCCGATGGTGTAATTGAAAAAAACGGCATTGCCGTGGGTGTGATTCCTGAATTTATGATGGATCGAGAAGTGGTGCATGGCGGGCTGACGCGTTTGCATTTGACCGATACCATGCATACCCGTAAAGCCATCATGGCAGAGTATGCCAGTGCCTTTATCACCTTGCCAGGTGGGCTTGGCACCCTTGAGGAAATCATGGAAATTGCCACTTGGCGACAGCTATATCAACATGAAAAACCGATGATTATTCTCAATATCAATGGTTTTTATGACAAATTGGTTGAACATCTACGCTTTACCGCTGAGCAAGGTTTTATGAAACTAGAAGATTTACAGCGATTAATCGTTTGTAATACTGTCGCAGAAGCCATTGAACTCCTCAAACCGATTGTTAAGATGCCAGACACGCTGAATGTGAATAAAATCTAA